Within the Drosophila miranda strain MSH22 chromosome Y unlocalized genomic scaffold, D.miranda_PacBio2.1 Contig_Y2_pilon, whole genome shotgun sequence genome, the region CCATCGCGTCGCCAGCAGTTTCTCGGCGTCCGCACACTCTTCTCGCAGCTTCTGTAGATTTGGTATCTGCATTGGATAAATCACCCTCGAAATTGCATCCCTAATATTGATCTTTATGATCTTTATTAGATCATAATCCGAGAacggattcagcaatctcgACCTCAACACCAACATCTCCTGGATGTACTGGTCCGCCGACTCCCCGTGGCGTTGTCGGCGTTCCCTGAGCTCTTGCTCTCGCTCGAACTCTGTCCGACGAACTtgaaactgctgctggagaccATATCTCAGATTCGGCCAGTCCGGCATTCCTACCGTCCGCACATGCATCCAGTACCAATCCCTTGCGTGGCCACTGACCAATGTgtgaaaggctttcaacacctCCGCCCACGGTACCTGGTACGACGTCTGTAGATGCTCCACCCGGAATATGAATTCCGCCACGGGCATCCCCTTTGGATCGCCGTCGAAGCTAAGTCCCCATCTTCGTATCTGCACTTGCTCCTGCCTAGCCTCTCCGAAACTCGGTCGATTCCTGTTAGGGTTTGCTCCTGCGCCCATCCCGTTGAACAGCCACTCCTCCACGGGTCTCTGATCGGCTTGGGTCCTCTGATCGGCCTCCAATGTTCGGTTGTCCACGAACAAGTGCGTTGGATGTGCTTGCTGGTTCCCGGGTGCTTCCTGTTGACCTCCTCCCAGACTGGTTGAATTTGATCCccgattccttccattcgcatcACTCGCCGTTCGCTCCGCTTTTAACGAACCCACCACAGCGTTGATCTCTCGCATGAACTCTAGCATGTCTGCTTGCATTGACGATCTCAGCGCttccatttgctgcccgagCGACGCTCGGTAGGTCTCCTGTGCTTGGGCTAAGGCTGCGTTCACGGCTGAGCTTAACTCGGACGGTAACACCAGGTCCTTACGGGTTCGCTGTTGACCTCCTACCGCTCCGGCTTCTGGGTCCTCCTGGTACAACCCCGCATGTACGTTTTCCGCCACTTGCGACGGCCCTTCCAACCTACTGCCGGCTTTACCGTCCTGGGACCGAGTCGTCGGCATGTTGTACGGCTGGTACCTGCGCTGTGCCTCTGGGCTACGCCTTGTCTTCCCCGACCCTTTAAAAATCTCCGGGTCACTCATCAACCAATTTTCCTAACGTACTCCTTTCCTTCGTCTATTCCCTATTTACTTAACTATCTTGGTGATAAAtaaattggattgtttattATCTGACTACCCTACTCCACTAAACACCTAGTTCCTGGCTAATAATtagtgcaataaataaataagcgaATAATTAATTCCATGTTTAGataaccaaataaataaatttaaataccTAAATCGGTtaatttaaatcaataaattgataaatcGAAATATCTAAATtgattcaatcaaataaataaacacctACATCTACAATTAATCGCCTAATTAAATGCAAcactaaataactaaatacttCCTCTCCCAAACAAATACTCTTTTCCCGATGACTTGCCTAATGCCTACTTCTAAAATTGCTTTTAAACAATGCTAGCGAGAATCGTCAGTCCTCAAAAAAaaatgatttccctttgggTTTTCTTGCTTCGGCTTTCCAATAGTCTGCTAAatcactaacaaaaaaaacatataatTCCCAAACTGCTTCAGACAAAAATTCACCTTTAATTTGTTTGGTGGGACGAGAGACAACTGCATTAATTGTTTTGCAGGTGAGCGGACTCCCTTCTTTTCCCCTTGCTATTTACCTTCGCTTACTTTTTCTAAGTGCCAACTCCCTTCGCTGTTTCCTCCCTCAGATCACCGTGGATCCCCCAGAATCGGACAACGACGTTAATGCCTCTGGACATAACCCGGACCACGACTCGACAGATCCTCCGGCACCTCTTCCTCTTTTCAGATCCAGACAGCGAGCTCCACGAGTCGGACAACGAGGCTACTACCACCTGGTAATACCTGGACCACAACTCGGGACACACACTTCCTTCCCTTCTACCTCCGATACATAACTACCATGTCCATTTTCCTCTCTTCTACTCATCTCAGCGGCTACGACGGCTAGGATTTATTCCCGGCTCGCGGACCGGCTGAGTTTCGTTCTACCAGGGTTCCATTTTACACCGGGTCTTTAAAACTCGCGTTTAAAATCGATACCTTCTATTAccattgggcgccatttgttatgatccgcctctttgccaccctggcctatcgttcccagctagctcacggggaagtcaggggtgtttccgacccgataagccaggggacggattcaacaaaacaaaaaacaaaaaaaaaaatacaaaaaaaacaaatctaatttataggacagacttgtcctcgttggcactttcgtcagcggggatagttggtttcgttatccctagcagggtcccacccttccttgagcgccaccttttgaatccgctcccttttcatattcagggtcccgctcttcttctcgctctcgtcccacccaactaccgttttctattcactcatgactcttttcaaattttcatttttatatccattatattttcatatttaacttgaacattattaattaataatctaggtttatataaaggaaacaaatactaacacaaaaatacgAACAAAATAAACCCTATTTCGGCCGAATTGGCAGCCCCCTTTGATAGAAGTTGTTGCTTCCTGATGCTTGCTGATGTTTACGTTTGATCGTGGTGTTTTTTTATATGATCGTGATATATTGTTTAATTGTGGGTCGGACGGGTGTAGATGTGTGAAATGTGGTgatgttatgtgatgtgttatgaatgagggtatacatgcgtgggttgtgtgtgatgtgggtggatgaaggtgggtgtgtgtgaatcgtgtgtgtgtatttctgctttgaagtccggattctttccccggtggggggggggggggggggctggtgtgtggggacagaaacgtgtccccagtcggtgctccgctgacggttccttggtgccggtgctccgctgacggttctcgcatcagttttccggcctggccagtaccgggatgctgctgccgatgtccgccgcttctgctgatgttgatgcctgccgctgatgcttggtgggatcgtcgtctccacgatcaccaattttgtttcctttttttcttttagggcacgtgcggcctccactattctccaccggaaactctcttttttttcttcctcgccccgtttccttttctcccacgcaactctgccactgcttcccaggatccactgtagatgccgctgtctctttcttctccagccctgatacctatcggctctctccaaaaccgcccataacaatatatgtaaaaccaattccatttatatttatgcatatttatttaagtatatatatattttttcttatattgtatatttagatacatcattgttttagttataataaacaaaaaagtcgagaaccgacggcgtttgcataatttttataatttataataaacctgtttaaaataaggaaataaatgtgttattatattattgtaatattttatattttgtggtataaatcaaacaaataacagcttttatttcatttcccgcgccctagtgtaccatacccccacccccgatccattattcatttattttgtggcggtaggtcagtccatcaaaagacccaaaacaagaaccaaactcaaatttcagttctagcggccagcaatactaaacacacacacgcaaagtacgtgagaatgcatgtgcacccatacactaaaacatgctggtggcaaaacagaaccagacctgagagagttcaaaaaatctgaaaaagcatacaatcacatatttttgtcgaaacatattgcgtgtgtactaacacatgcaaagatgttctatctgcgctctctctctcatgatgacgtcactctggggtactgaacgcgctagccagtgtgtgacgctgtcgttgtatgaactggcacatctacatatatactgtatggttagtgctTTACGTTAACACTTAAACGTAAACAAAACAAGGCACAATttaataaagtaaatgaaaatatttgaatCTCTATTAATTTTTGGTGGTGGTCCTGGGCCGTTTTTGCTGATGTCCATACCCTATTTTTCCTCCCATTATGTAGCAAATATGTAGTTACCGTGTAGTTGTAGAAGCCATGTAATTTTAAATGTAAACTTATACAAACTAACATTGATTCAAATAAATCGAGTCTCGGACTAACTTTTTGTATAAAATTGGACTAAAATCTGTGAAAATATGGCCCATTTTGTCAACAATCCATGTAAGTCGTAGAAAGTATGCAGTTGTCCGATGCAAGTCCGCACAAACGCACTCCTATTCATTGTTGCCAAATTCTTGCACACATTGCACGCACTTCGGttttgccattgccattgcagCGGAACAGAACTATTACTTCAAGAATGGTATTGCCTACACAGAAGACCACATTCCAGTGCTGAAGCTGTATTTATACAAGATCCCACCGGATGTAAGTGTCCGCGTCCCCCTTTTGTCAAGCTTTACTCTGAAATAATACACTGTCCTGTCTCATCGCAGCTAAATCAATCTACGCTGCATACGCACTTCTCAAATAATGGACGCGTTTTGCAAATGAAACTCTTTCGTGGTGGTGGTAGACGTGCTACTGGCAGATCAAATCGCTTTTCCCACCAGACTGGCTGTGTGTTTTATGAGAATCCCAAGGATGCAGCAAAGTGAGTATGCCAGCCGCACTACTGTGAGTGTGAGAACATCCACTGatattctgcatttttagAGCCTTGCACAGCCGGATACACCATGTAAACGGTCGGCGATTCAATGTGCAGGACCCCAATAGCTGGCATCAGCCAGATGCCTACGGAACGGACGACCAGGAGGAAGCAAATCAACTGTGTCCTTTCATTTTGAATGTCAACGATCTCTGCTTAGAGATGATTATGAAGCATCTCCCAATGCACGACCAGACGGTCTTCGCTCGGACATGCCTTCGCTTCCGCGCTATCTATCAGCAGGCCACGGCCAGACTGCACAAATCAATTGATTTGTACGATTTTGAGAATATGACTGTCTGGGACCTCCGAGAATTTTTCAATTTGTCCGGTCCTTATGTTCAGCACATTACCGGCGTGATTCCGCCGATGCGCTTTCAGCGCTTGTGCGACTTTCTTTCGATCAATTGTTTGAATTTAAAGTCCTTGAAGCTGCACAGCAGCCCGTTGACTTCGCGAAATATGCACAAAATCTTCGCCAAGATGACCAAgctggaggagctggagctgccgCAGAATCAGCTGACTGATGAGTGCATCTCGGCCCTCAGGAACTGTCGGACTCTGCAGGTGCTCAATATTGCCGGCAACCCAATTACCGGTGTAACACTACACGAGCTCTCCCCTTCCATCCAAACTCTCACTCTGTCCGGATGCCCTCGTTTTCAAGGCCAATGTCTGTCCAAGATTTGCAAGGTGTTAACCAACCTAAAAACCCTAAACGTGAAGAGAGTTGACACAATGAATTCTCACGTCTTTGAAACGATGATCAAGGAGAACTCTGGCGCTTCTTTGGAGGTGCTTTGTATAAGCGCCTTCCCAAGGGAGACATACGAGTACGTGGCCCAGCTGCCAAGCCTCAAGAGCTTGAGCATCTATATCGGATTGCCAGGCCGCACTATACGCTCCGAACTCTTTCAGGAGCTGGTCGAGCATAAGGCCGAACAGCTGGAGTGCCTAGAGGTTTATGGGGGCTCCAGTATGTCCGCCGAATTGCTTGTCCAAATTTCCAAACTAAGAGGTCTGCGCAGTCTTGTCCTACCCCAAGTGTTTGCTATGACAGACAGTTCACTCTCAGTGTTTTCGAGCCTCAAAAAACTAGAGCAGATAAACCTAAAGTGCAACAGACTGCATGACTCCTCGATTTTGTTTGTGTTCGAATCTTGCCCCAAGCTGCATAGCCTAGGCCTAGAGGATTGCGAAGGAATAAGCGAGAAATTGGTACATGGAATCATAAAAAAACTGCGCTTGGACATTTCGAGGAAGGAGAATCAACGAAACTTGCCAGTACAGCTCTGTGTGTCGGGCACTCAAGTCAACAGTCTCATCGAGTATGTGAGTTCAGTTCTGGACGATATTGTGGATACTCGTTATTTTACTGATAATCTTTTCGTGAAATAGCATCCTGATGTCGCCCCCAAGGATATCATCGAGATGAAGCACTTTTGCTTTTGGAACTATGATGGCATGTATCCAAACTTTCCCAACCTTGTCTTCGACGACTTTGACTTCGAGCCGGACGATCTAGAGGATGATTTGGACAGCGAAGATGAGTCCGACTACTACGGCGATGACATGTTCGATTTCGGTTTCCTAAGTGCTGACGACGACGAAGACTCTGATTTCGAGATTGGCCACCATGGCCACCATCCCCCATGGCCCTTCATGTCTTTAGGTATGTGATATACAAGAAAAATGCTGATTTTTATGCCATCTGATACTTTAATATTACTTCTCCCCACCGTTTAGATTAATCTGCCGCATCGTTTCATCGATTATTTGATTATTTTTAACTCACATTTATTAACCCAGAAAAAATTTGTAGTTTCCCACTGTTGAATTACAAAATGGATTATGTACAAATAAAGAAGTTCGGAATGGATGAGCCTCTAAAAGAAAGCCTATTTATTTAAGATCCTACAGAAGATCAGATGAAAATCATTTCTGCTTTAATTATAGtatattttcatttatttcatAATTTTTAGGTGTGTGTTTAAAATTCACTTCTAGACGCATTTCATATTACAATTTTAatttgttatttgtttgttgaaAACCTAAAAATTATCGTTGTTCACTTTGTGTTTGTTGTATTGTACGATCTGCCTTGGCATTTTTCAGTTTATTTGCATTAATTAAGCGCTAATTGGTGTTTCTTTTTATAcctgatactcaaaatgagtattggggtatattggatttgtggtaaaagtggatgtgtgtaacgtccagaaggaatcgtttccgaccccataaagtatatatattcttgatcagcatcaatagccgagtcgattgggctttgtctgtctgtctgtctgtctgtctgtctgtccgtctgtccgtccccttcagcgcctagtgctcaaagactataagatcttgagcaacgatgttttggatccagacttctgtgatatgtcactgctacaaaaatatttcaaaacttcgcccagcccacttccgcccccacaaaggacgaaaatctgtggcattcacaattttaaagatatgagaaaaccaaaaacgtagaattgtagagaatgaccatatctttaagactgcggaatctgaattggatcgtattattattatagccagcatcaagaaaacaatttcattttttc harbors:
- the LOC117185916 gene encoding uncharacterized protein LOC117185916 — translated: MAHFVNNPSEQNYYFKNGIAYTEDHIPVLKLYLYKIPPDLNQSTLHTHFSNNGRVLQMKLFRGGGRRATGRSNRFSHQTGCVFYENPKDAAKALHSRIHHVNGRRFNVQDPNSWHQPDAYGTDDQEEANQLCPFILNVNDLCLEMIMKHLPMHDQTVFARTCLRFRAIYQQATARLHKSIDLYDFENMTVWDLREFFNLSGPYVQHITGVIPPMRFQRLCDFLSINCLNLKSLKLHSSPLTSRNMHKIFAKMTKLEELELPQNQLTDECISALRNCRTLQVLNIAGNPITGVTLHELSPSIQTLTLSGCPRFQGQCLSKICKVLTNLKTLNVKRVDTMNSHVFETMIKENSGASLEVLCISAFPRETYEYVAQLPSLKSLSIYIGLPGRTIRSELFQELVEHKAEQLECLEVYGGSSMSAELLVQISKLRGLRSLVLPQVFAMTDSSLSVFSSLKKLEQINLKCNRLHDSSILFVFESCPKLHSLGLEDCEGISEKLVHGIIKKLRLDISRKENQRNLPVQLCVSGTQVNSLIEYHPDVAPKDIIEMKHFCFWNYDGMYPNFPNLVFDDFDFEPDDLEDDLDSEDESDYYGDDMFDFGFLSADDDEDSDFEIGHHGHHPPWPFMSLD